Genomic DNA from Danio rerio strain Tuebingen ecotype United States chromosome 5, GRCz12tu, whole genome shotgun sequence:
TAATAGTATTTAGTGAGATCGATGTGGTTGCAATTAGCAAAATGTGTATGGGAAAACTGAACATGGACTTGCATAATAATTATGCGTGCACTGTGAAGGCTGAGCGAATCTCTGAGCGCCATAAATCACAGTGAACTATGGATTACAAACATGTTGTTTATGATGCTTCACATTTTCATGATGTGTTTCACAGTTGTTGGTCTTGCTCAGTTTATGCAACACACACTGCAGTGGCCAGTCTCAACATTGACATGCTGCTccgtttctctctccctctctctcttcctctgctTGCAGTGGTCTGGTCAGGAGTGATGAAGGGATATGCAGTCCTGCACTGTGCTCCTGGAGTTGATGTTGTTAGCATTATCACACCTGATCAATAACTATTAATGAAGGAAGCCATGGCTGATTCAAGATGTGGCTCCTGCTCTGCCGTTGCCATGGAAACCAGAGCTGCAGCGCTGCGGGCTCAAATTGGGAGTTGGAAGAAAAAGACGGGAAAGGGAGGAAAAAAAGGAGAGGGAAAGCGAGGGGAGAGAGAAGGACGGGGCAATGCTAGTTATTATAATCAATACCAAGTGTTTCATGCTAATTTCCCTCTACAAACATCCTTGGCTGCGTAGTTTTAGActgtataatgtttttttgtcaaataaatcaaacgttttgttatttattgttttccTGCAGGAGTTCGTGCTCTTTCTGcactatatttattatgtttgggCGATTTATATTGTACGCGTAGTATCCTACATCATTGAAGGTTGATTTAAGTGGTCGCAGCGCCCTCTGTGATGCGCGCTGCCGCTCCGGGCCTGCAGAGGGAGGCGTTGAGTTATACCTGTGATCGGACCACACGGCGAAGAAAACACTTCATGCCGAACACATCAATGAACTATCCTGCTCATTCAGCAACATTTCAGTGATTTAAAACGAAGATGCCTATGTAAACATTAACACATGTGTTTTAATGCGTACGACAATTTGTACTAGTGTAGCACTggaatgatttttgtttttaaactttcGGGTGGCATTACGACACTCAGTTTCTTGCTTTTCTATTAAATATGTGACATCGACGATGGCAAATCTTTGTAAAAGAGTTGTGGACCTCGAAAAATACATTGTGAAAGAGGTAAACACTTAAGTTTATGTAAAGTAATGCTGTCACATTTCTATCTATTGTATGTTTAaacacattttgttatttaattgtacacacagacacacacacagtatgaCATGTTGTGGGTGAAATGTTTTCTTTGTAGGCTCCTCCGACTGTTTACTATATTCCTGATTTTATATCGGAGGCTGAGGAGGAGTTTTTGCTTCAGCAGGTAGGAGGCTCAAACTACCTGTAATCCTGGTATCTACACTTGCATAACATGCTATCTGTTTACTTTTATACTTCATGTccagtgtttgtttatttgtttgtttaaggtGTACAGAGCTCCAAAGCCCAAGTGGACACAGTTGTCAGGGAGAAGGCTACAGAACTGGGGTCAGTAAAATGCTGTGTTTTGACCACTGCAGTTCATGGATCTAACATTGTATTtatatgaaaaatctatttttttaaaatggaaTTTGGAATGGAATGGAAAATGGAATGTTGTTTAAAAACCTAATGTTTTTAATCTGTAATATGTAAAAATGAGCAATTAATAAACTTTTGTACCATACTTGATGCATCAGGTGTTATGGGCCTGTATAGCATATTATTTAGTCATATTTTTCACAtttgtaaatgaatgaaaaaagtgtgTCTAAATTTCATTTagagaataaaaataacattggCATATttactctacctgacaaaagtcttgtcatcaataaCAGTTGTAAGAccaacaaattataacttgacttctaggagatcatttggaaaagtggcagaaggtagattttaaactgcatcccaatcatcagtATTACTGCaggagacctattggaacctgcatgaacccaaaattctcactgaaatcggtcaagtttggtgaaggaaaaattaggtttggggttacattaaaTATGGTGCTGTGCGAGTGATCTGTAGACTGAATGGcaatatcaacagcctgagatatcaagacatttgtgctgcccattacattacaaacaacaaGAGACGGCAAAAtatcagcaggatagcgctccttctcatactttagcctccacatcaaagttcctgaaagcaaagaaagtcaagatgctccaggattggcctgcccagtcgccaggcatgaacattattgagcatgtctggggtaagatgaaggaggagaagCCATTAAAGATTAATCCAAAAGGTCTAGATGAACTCTGggtgtcctgcaagaacgctttctttgctattccagatgactttattaataagttatttgagtcattgcagagatttatggatgcagtcctccaagctcatggaagtcagacacaatatgaattatttttctactgcaccatgactatatattctatactgcaaattatttctgttaagtaacaagacttttgtctaagcaaagtcagaccttactctcctaattaaataattaaaaatcaaggcatgatcatattttgttaaaataagcgtaatctagaggcatttccCTTTCATTTGGGCCATGTCTGAGacctaatgatcaactagaagtcaagttatcatttgttgtttctaaaagtTGGATAGGCGTCAGGTAGTGCAAGTCCTCTGCATATTTAAAAGGAAAATAATTGGATGACTTAATTCACTTTAACTTGCACAGAAAAAAAGACCAATTACTTTGGTCAAGTAGCGTTCCTGACACCACTATTTGAGTTTTTGTGTCCAGATGGTAATGTATGGACAAAAGATCAACCATTTATTTTTGATGCCTCTTAAAGGGTTAAGGGTCACAGTGCAGCCTCAAAAtactaatactttttattttaaatctttagaaTTTGTCACAATCAAATTTAGTttgatcttatttttttattaaatttatctgTGGCCATGTTTAagaatattgtataaatatacgCATCTCATAtgctaaatgatgacagaacattaTTTCTACATTatttacactaccggtcaaaagtttgggatcgattttttttttttgtgtgtgtgttttttgtaaaaaaattattctgttcatcaaggcagcattcaATAAATGTAAAACTGAGCAATATAAAAACCAACAACAACTATAAAGAcagaaaagtatttatttttaaaaaaaaacattgatacaTTAGTTGCTACAGTTTTATACATAGGTTTACAATGTTACACATATTTCTAGGCAAGTGGGCACAGGCAATATGGTGACCGGGTCATACctctaaaccagtggtcaccaaacttgttcctcgagggccggtgtcgtgcacattttagctccaatcctaatcaaacacacctgaacaagctaatcaaggtcttactaggtatacttgaaacatccaggcacgtgtgtttaggcaagttggagctaaaccctgcagggacaccggccctccaggaccgagattggtgacccctgctctaaactgtTATCCTTGactagtgatttctgaaggatcatgtgactgaagattggagtaataaatgattaaattaaatgaccggaataaatgattaaattaaatgataaactacttttgaacagttattttaaagtaaactaacatttcacaattgtacaatttgtactgtgtttttaattaaataaatgcagccttggtaagcaggagaagcttattttaaaacatttaaaaatcctactaacCCCAAAtgtttgaccggtagtgtatatttacatttagtcatttagcagacgcttttgtccaaagtgactttaCAATTAAGGACACATTAAGCTGTTCAACAAGAGGTGGctatacacacaagaagtgctaattatacaactGAAATGTTTGTGCTCAGATAATTTATTCTATAtttaccttttttaaaaattctatatttaactttttatttaataaataattgaattaaggCCTTGGAACTTCATGTATCAAACATGATAACAGAGGCTAAATTAAGCTCCTCTAAAAGTCTAATCTAGTCTGCTTCTTCGTGTAATTGAGAAATAttattttagaaatgttgaaGGCCTGTGTAGTTGTAGCTCTTGATACAGATTGACATGTCACTACTTCACACCTTAAGAGCATTTCACTGTATGTTGCAGAGCTGGAGggaatatattaaaatgattgaTGGGTTTCTTTTTCCAGGTGGATTGCCAAATCCCAAAGGAATGCTTGCTGAGAAACTCCCTGATTGGCTGCTAGAGTACACAGAGAAGATATCAGCTCTTGGAGCTTTTGCAGGAAAGACGGCTAATCACGTGCTTGTAAATGAATACAAGCCAGGGGAAGGAATTATGGTAAGGaaagtgttttccatttaattTCCCCCAGTTATCGTATTTTAACCCATTTTCTCTTTCTCACTTTCCTAGCCTCATGAGGATGGACCATTGTATCACCCCACTGTAACCACTATCACTGTGGGTTCTCATACACTTCTGGATTTCTACAGGCCTGTTTGTCAAGCCGAGGTAGTGGCAGATAAACTCACACAATTAATCAGACAATCAAAGCTAACATTCTGCTCCTAACGTTCTCCCCCTCTGCCTGTAGCCTGACGCTCCGCAAACAGAAGAAAGCCGCTACATGCTTTCACTCTTGGTGCAACGAAAAAGTCTGCTGATTCTCCAGGACGATATGTACAAGTGTTATTTGCATGGTATTCGAGGAGTCTGTGAGGATGTGCTGTCTGAGCATGTGGTGAATATTTCGTCAACGGGGGCTCAGGTGGGCGACACGCTTCCCCGGAGCACCAGAGTGTCTCTTACCATTCGTCATGTTCCCAAAATCATCCGAGCTAATCTCTTTCTTGGGAAGAAGTGAGGCGTTCAAAGACCTGCCTGAACTTTGAACTAGACAAACAGGCGCTACATGTTCGCACCCGCAGACCAAACTGTGTAAATGCAGTACACAAACTCCTCTACAATATATTATTGTATGTGCAATTCATTAGTGTCTCTAAGAAAATCTTACAGGGTGGTGTGGCAGCTGAAAACACTACATGCctggatagaggtaaagttggttttatattcgcacattcagactttccccttaaataatataattttattaaagtattatttttgaactctaaatagtgaaatcgcATAGCTGCAAatagtacaacattgttcacagtcaaataaacagtgttaatgttgttttcaagccacacttgcatgctaattccaatcaaatattcaaagtaacatgttAAACAAtttagagacttctaaatgaacgaatgtgtgaatctaaaaccaactttacctctatcatgCCTGGCTTATCCTGtacaaacacatttacattttctttatgaGTGAAAAGAAACATGTTGTCTTTGGAGCCTCAGAAATAAAGTGTGTAGCTGTATTTGTGAATTGTTGCAGTGCTTTTGTACTGATTTTGTATAATAATATGCAAACTAGAACTGATCATTCAGGTGTTGCGTCTTCCCCTCCTTTAATTCTTGGAAATGTGGGCTTGTCCTGCTCTGCGTTTTAGAATGTGGATTGGTGGTTTCTGTCTAGCTTTACGCTGCTTGCGTAAAGTACTTTAGAATCTGCGTATCCTGTCAGATGCGCATTGTACGTCGGCTGACGACGGTTTACAGTATCCACTGCTCTTTACTGGTGAGTTTAATCTGTCTGCGTGTTAAACAACGAGTTGAAAAGATATTTACAAGTGTCGTAACAAATATATATTGTGTGGTAAATTGTATAACCTGCAGTTTTTACTTGATTTAATGCGGTCATCTTAGGGTAGCTTGTTTAGCGTGTTAGCATGTTTTACTCGCATCCAATTTTAGTTGAGCTTCCAAAAACGCTCATATTTAGCTCACTAATTTCTTTGTTTTACTTACCAAGCATTTTAAATAAGGATGATCAAACACTATTATCGGAAAATGTCAGCTGACAGCAAAAGCAGCAAGATAGGTCGACTGTTTACTGTGATTGCGCTTGCAAAACATCCCAAACACGCCAGATTTCTAACATTCAATCTGTTGCTACAAGTAGCGTTAGTTCTGGAGTATTACACGCCGTTCAATGCAAGCTTCGCGTTGAAAAAGTATGCTGTTTTTCTTGTGGTTTAATCGTGGGTGGTGTTGTATAATGGATGGGAAACATACTTACAG
This window encodes:
- the alkbh6 gene encoding alpha-ketoglutarate-dependent dioxygenase alkB homolog 6 is translated as MANLCKRVVDLEKYIVKEAPPTVYYIPDFISEAEEEFLLQQVYRAPKPKWTQLSGRRLQNWGGLPNPKGMLAEKLPDWLLEYTEKISALGAFAGKTANHVLVNEYKPGEGIMPHEDGPLYHPTVTTITVGSHTLLDFYRPVCQAEPDAPQTEESRYMLSLLVQRKSLLILQDDMYKCYLHGIRGVCEDVLSEHVVNISSTGAQVGDTLPRSTRVSLTIRHVPKIIRANLFLGKK